In bacterium, one genomic interval encodes:
- a CDS encoding diguanylate cyclase, whose translation MNIQTDPNEEFSLAGIRILVVDDDEVIRLLAQRVLMSRHAAVEVAENGRSALQILLRQDFDLVLVDLRMQEMDGITFIQEARNIWPWLGFVIMTGYMDDVSSDLSSTLGVTRVLAKPVRPNQLCQVLMEEYKERRLGVGMAGPGMEQHQRQLRMLGHLGETALASGTFVEALQDLSEGLGELLGCDVAGLLGFSEGQNVVVLTAQNAVAESFLSNCHQEMVSRYEALSGKKTGQIEWRVQMEGVPSSPEGPALPGRLMTIPLLVNNEIHGILLLGAAEAEKIAAIDISFVYHIANVLSSILAAVTRIRQLAAHDSLTGLFNREYFEEQAERAWQLARRYGHHMAVAIMDVDHFKAVNDTNGHLAGDQVLHEFADILKKAARGSDVVARYGGDEFVVMLPQADLASGMAVVNRIRSAVEENVFCAKTLNLKLTTSIGLATSLGIEPTASATDILSLADAGLYMAKREGRNRVRLCTKELGKDGEVVTGDGVSAGEKAMSSIRTHPCILIVDDDPLILQTLQAVLRGSGYLTDTASVPEEALRKAQEAPGAYDVAVLDLNMPETSGLELLTALRQTDSFIMPVVMTGYATKENAVQSLRQGAFEFIEKPVMSEELLAVIEKALDHRRLKVENERYRSHLEEMVRQKSVDLLKAMDELKQVHEFTLQAMARMLDEREHATGQHSNRVRALSSVLGKAMSLPRKELDILSHGAQLHDIGKISVPDRILLKNGSLTDDEWKVMKTHPEVGYNILASSPYLKDVAELVRSHQERYDGKGYPRGLKGDAICLGARIFAVIDAYDAMRSDRPYRKAMSPEQAAVEIRNGCGYQFDPAVVDAFLRHQDQMEAEGGWAL comes from the coding sequence CGGCCGCTCGGCTTTACAGATTTTACTCCGGCAGGACTTTGATCTGGTGCTGGTTGACCTGCGGATGCAGGAAATGGATGGCATTACTTTCATTCAGGAGGCCCGTAACATCTGGCCATGGCTGGGCTTTGTGATTATGACCGGCTATATGGATGATGTGTCCTCTGATCTTTCTTCCACCCTGGGGGTTACGCGCGTGCTTGCCAAACCGGTTCGTCCGAATCAGCTCTGTCAGGTTTTGATGGAGGAATATAAAGAGCGTCGACTGGGGGTGGGAATGGCGGGCCCCGGGATGGAACAGCATCAGCGTCAGTTGCGGATGTTGGGGCATCTGGGCGAAACGGCGTTGGCTTCGGGCACCTTTGTTGAGGCTTTGCAGGACTTGAGCGAAGGGCTTGGCGAACTACTGGGGTGCGATGTTGCAGGCTTGTTGGGTTTCTCTGAAGGGCAGAATGTGGTTGTGCTGACGGCGCAGAATGCGGTGGCGGAATCTTTCCTGTCAAACTGTCATCAGGAAATGGTCTCTCGTTATGAGGCCTTAAGCGGGAAGAAGACAGGGCAAATCGAATGGCGTGTGCAGATGGAGGGGGTTCCCAGTTCACCGGAAGGACCGGCATTGCCCGGGCGCCTCATGACGATCCCGTTATTGGTCAATAATGAGATTCATGGAATTTTACTATTAGGGGCGGCTGAGGCGGAAAAGATTGCGGCAATCGATATTTCCTTTGTCTATCACATCGCGAACGTCCTCTCTTCTATTTTGGCTGCTGTTACCCGAATCCGGCAATTGGCTGCCCACGATTCCCTGACGGGGCTTTTTAATCGGGAATATTTTGAGGAGCAGGCGGAGCGGGCCTGGCAGTTAGCACGACGATATGGGCATCATATGGCTGTTGCCATTATGGATGTGGATCATTTTAAAGCCGTCAATGACACCAATGGGCATCTGGCGGGCGATCAAGTTCTTCATGAATTCGCCGACATTCTCAAAAAGGCGGCACGGGGTTCAGATGTGGTGGCGCGGTATGGGGGAGATGAGTTTGTGGTCATGTTGCCGCAGGCTGATCTGGCGTCCGGGATGGCCGTGGTAAATCGTATTCGAAGTGCCGTGGAGGAAAATGTGTTTTGTGCCAAAACACTAAATCTTAAATTAACCACTTCCATCGGATTAGCCACGAGTCTGGGCATTGAGCCTACGGCCTCGGCAACGGATATTCTGAGTTTGGCGGATGCTGGACTCTATATGGCCAAACGGGAAGGACGCAACCGAGTTCGCTTATGCACCAAGGAGCTTGGCAAAGACGGCGAAGTCGTCACAGGGGATGGAGTATCTGCAGGGGAAAAGGCCATGTCCAGTATCAGGACGCATCCCTGCATTCTGATTGTTGATGATGATCCGCTGATTCTCCAAACTCTGCAGGCAGTTTTGCGTGGGAGTGGCTATTTGACGGATACGGCCAGTGTTCCAGAGGAAGCATTACGTAAGGCGCAGGAGGCACCCGGAGCTTATGATGTCGCCGTCCTCGACCTGAATATGCCGGAAACCAGTGGATTGGAATTGCTGACGGCACTTCGGCAAACGGATAGTTTTATCATGCCGGTGGTCATGACGGGCTATGCGACCAAGGAAAATGCAGTCCAGTCCTTGCGACAGGGCGCGTTTGAATTTATTGAAAAGCCAGTCATGTCGGAAGAATTGCTGGCGGTTATCGAGAAGGCGTTGGATCATCGCCGCCTGAAAGTGGAGAATGAACGGTATCGCTCCCACCTCGAGGAGATGGTGCGGCAAAAAAGTGTTGATTTGCTCAAAGCCATGGATGAGCTGAAACAGGTGCATGAATTTACCTTGCAGGCCATGGCGCGTATGCTGGATGAACGCGAACATGCCACCGGTCAGCACAGTAATCGGGTTCGCGCTCTCAGTTCTGTACTGGGCAAAGCGATGAGTTTGCCTCGCAAAGAGTTGGATATTCTTTCTCATGGGGCTCAGTTGCACGATATTGGTAAAATCTCCGTGCCGGACCGTATCCTGCTTAAGAACGGCTCTCTGACTGATGATGAGTGGAAAGTGATGAAAACACATCCGGAAGTAGGGTATAACATTCTAGCCTCAAGTCCCTATCTCAAGGATGTGGCCGAACTTGTTCGCTCTCATCAGGAACGCTATGACGGGAAGGGCTATCCCCGCGGTCTGAAAGGCGATGCTATCTGTTTGGGCGCGAGAATATTTGCCGTGATTGATGCTTATGATGCCATGCGCTCCGACCGGCCCTACAGGAAGGCGATGTCGCCCGAACAGGCTGCGGTGGAGATCCGGAATGGTTGCGGGTACCAGTTTGATCCTGCAGTGGTCGACGCTTTCCTCAGGCATCAGGATCAAATGGAAGCAGAAGGCGGCTGGGCACTCTGA
- a CDS encoding sigma-54 dependent transcriptional regulator, whose protein sequence is MKSILIVDDDRGSRESLRQIFTTLYRTHLAENAEQALTQLARHPVDIVLLDVIMPEKDGVTLLKELNDLYPGLPCIMVSASLSVRPVVDAIKAGACDFVMKPFDVDEIRRIVSRVLETSALRRKVEVLQHEIAPEYSNDGLIGQSPTFIKTLEAVAQAADSDATILIQGESGTGKELIARRLHNLSPRAEDPFIPIHCSALPETLMESELFGHEKGAFTGADTRKLGRFDLAGSGTLFFDEVGEMSLPIQVKLLRVLQEREYMRLGGTQVIRTHARIITATSRILEDEVRMHRFRDDLFYRLNVVPITLPPLRERAGDVPLLTRHFLQTFKKSMSFTVQSFSSDAMSLLARYTWPGNIRELRNIVERTLVLHSKKTEILPEHLPESIYKKPERILPAQQDFTAPLDDAVAACEREMILHALQSTNGVQTKAAKLLGTTRRILGYKIRELGIQYNKLRHADLPTQSAQPPSASI, encoded by the coding sequence TTGAAATCCATACTCATTGTTGATGATGACCGCGGCAGCAGGGAATCCCTCCGCCAGATCTTCACAACCCTTTACCGAACTCACCTTGCAGAAAATGCAGAACAGGCACTGACACAACTCGCCAGACACCCCGTGGACATTGTGCTGCTGGACGTTATCATGCCGGAAAAAGACGGGGTGACGCTCCTGAAAGAGTTGAATGATCTATATCCGGGCCTTCCCTGCATCATGGTCAGCGCCTCCCTTTCCGTGCGCCCTGTTGTAGACGCCATTAAGGCCGGCGCCTGTGATTTTGTAATGAAGCCATTCGACGTGGATGAAATACGTCGTATTGTGAGCCGGGTCCTTGAAACCTCGGCCTTACGGCGCAAAGTAGAGGTTTTGCAGCATGAAATTGCCCCGGAATACTCTAACGATGGCCTTATCGGGCAATCCCCCACTTTCATAAAAACCCTGGAGGCTGTTGCGCAGGCAGCCGACAGCGACGCCACTATCCTGATCCAGGGAGAAAGCGGAACAGGAAAAGAACTGATTGCCCGCCGCCTCCATAACTTAAGTCCGCGTGCGGAAGATCCCTTTATTCCGATTCATTGCTCAGCTCTACCTGAGACCCTGATGGAGAGCGAGCTGTTCGGGCATGAAAAAGGGGCTTTTACCGGTGCTGATACGCGCAAGCTTGGACGATTTGATCTAGCCGGATCAGGTACACTTTTTTTTGACGAAGTGGGGGAAATGTCACTGCCGATACAGGTCAAACTGCTCCGGGTATTACAAGAACGTGAATACATGCGATTAGGGGGGACACAGGTTATTCGAACCCATGCCAGAATCATCACGGCCACTTCCAGAATCCTGGAAGATGAAGTTCGCATGCATCGTTTCCGCGACGATCTCTTTTACCGGTTGAACGTCGTCCCCATCACGCTCCCCCCCTTACGGGAGCGAGCAGGGGATGTGCCTCTTCTGACACGCCACTTCCTGCAAACTTTCAAAAAGAGCATGAGTTTCACCGTGCAAAGTTTTTCTTCCGATGCCATGTCGCTTCTAGCCCGTTATACATGGCCCGGAAACATTCGGGAATTACGAAACATAGTGGAGAGAACCCTTGTCCTGCACAGCAAGAAAACCGAGATTCTTCCCGAACATCTCCCCGAATCCATTTATAAGAAACCTGAACGCATCCTGCCTGCGCAACAAGACTTCACCGCTCCATTGGATGACGCTGTAGCCGCCTGCGAACGGGAAATGATCCTTCATGCGTTGCAGTCGACAAACGGGGTTCAAACTAAAGCCGCCAAATTACTCGGCACAACCCGCCGAATTCTGGGGTATAAGATTAGAGAATTGGGTATTCAATACAACAAGCTCCGGCATGCAGATCTTCCCACTCAGAGTGCCCAGCCGCCTTCTGCTTCCATTTGA